In the Nerophis ophidion isolate RoL-2023_Sa linkage group LG01, RoL_Noph_v1.0, whole genome shotgun sequence genome, one interval contains:
- the foxd5 gene encoding forkhead box protein D5 yields the protein MTLSSDYEASLGEIDIVGEDDPSSGAEFDSSGADSSAESEGADAPTPSSPSPSSSCGKAAVKPPYSYIALITMAILQSAMKKLTLSGICDFISNKFPYYREKFPAWQNSIRHNLSLNDCFIKIPREPGNPGKGNYWSLDPASEDMFDNGSFLRRRKRFKRTPADLGKDGLVFYSNYCRHFGQPYPLPVQVVPAQDGVMRSYFVKRGGAKDLIGAEATGRAGQSKCSFSIDSIMSRPALPHHSTVRYQHFVSNPAACLVPAPRLVPAPLHSPATPFGPSSVLSSAHVRRSYPHC from the coding sequence ATGACACTCTCCAGTGACTACGAAGCGTCCCTGGGGGAGATCGACATCGTCGGTGAGGACGATCCGAGCTCCGGGGCGGAGTTCGACTCCTCGGGTGCGGACTCCTCCGCGGAGAGCGAGGGCGCGGACGCTCCGACCCCCTCGTCCCCCTCCCCGTCGTCCTCCTGTGGGAAGGCTGCGGTGAAGCCGCCGTACTCCTACATCGCGCTCATCACCATGGCCATCCTGCAGAGCGCCATGAAGAAGCTCACCCTCAGCGGCATCTGCGACTTCATCAGCAACAAGTTCCCTTACTACCGGGAAAAGTTCCCCGCCTGGCAGAACTCCATCCGGCACAACCTGTCCCTCAACGACTGCTTCATCAAGATCCCCCGGGAGCCCGGGAACCCCGGGAAGGGCAACTACTGGTCCCTGGACCCGGCTTCGGAGGACATGTTCGACAATGGCAGCTTCCTCCGGCGCAGGAAGAGGTTCAAGAGGACCCCGGCGGACTTGGGGAAGGATGGACTCGTTTTCTACTCCAACTACTGCCGACATTTTGGCCAGCCGTACCCGCTGCCCGTGCAGGTCGTTCCCGCGCAGGACGGCGTCATGAGGTCCTACTTTGTGAAGCGCGGTGGAGCCAAAGACTTGATCGGCGCGGAAGCGACCGGCCGCGCTGGCCAATCCAAATGCTCCTTCAGCATCGACTCCATCATGAGCAGGCCGGCTCTCCCCCACCACAGCACCGTGCGCTACCAACACTTTGTGTCCAACCCTGCGGCCTGCCTGGTTCCTGCACCCCGCCTGGTTCCTGCACCCCTGCACAGTCCCGCCACTCCGTTTGGGCCTTCCTCCGTTCTGAGCAGTGCGCATGTCAGACGTTCCTACCCACACTGCTGA